The proteins below come from a single Thunnus thynnus chromosome 10, fThuThy2.1, whole genome shotgun sequence genomic window:
- the hpn gene encoding serine protease hepsin has protein sequence MYAEKVVTEGKMGSRGISLTCVLTPCRVIGVCVMLMTLGGIGAAVWAVVQYCTMEEDTGLYDVQVNSADQRLRVFDSTQRRWRQVCSSSANELLASISCEEVGFVSVVNYSITSVPEASGDGGEFFCVRQEELSYGKKIKDSLFPCDCESREVLTLLCQDCGRRSFAADRIVGGVDARQGSWPWQVSLQYDGVHQCGGSIISNRWIVSAAHCFPERYRFVNRWRVLLGSIYNKPVNANVAEVKTIVYHSSYLPFVDANIDDNSRDIAVLALTQPLTFNEYIQPICLPVYGQRLIDGQIGTVTGWGNVGYYGHLADVLQEANVPIISDAVCNAPDYYDNQITTSMFCAGYEKGGTDACQGDSGGPFVADDCLSKSSRYRLLGVVSWGTGCAMAKKPGVYTRVSRFLPWISTAMRNYHNSPGVHKMART, from the exons ATGTATGCTGAGAAAGTTGTGACAGAGGGGAAGATGG ggagcAGGGGAATCTCACTGACCTGTGTGTTGACCCCGTGTCGGGTGATTGGAGTGTGCGTGATGCTGATGACCTTGGGAGGCATTGGAGCAGCAGTCTGGGCCGTAG TTCAATATTGCACAATGGAAGAAGACACAGGACTCTATGATG TCCAGGTAAATTCTGCTGACCAGCGTCTCAGAGTCTTTGACTCCACCCAGAGGCGGTGGCGTCAGGTGTGTTCCTCGTCAGCCAATGAGCTGCTAGCTAGCATCAGTTGTGAGGAAGTTGGCTTTGTCAG tGTTGTGAATTACTCAATCACATCAGTGCCAGAGGCCAGTGGAGATGGTGGAGAGTTCTTCTGCGTCAGACAGGAAGAGCTCAGCTACGGCAAGAAAATCAAAGACTCGTTGTTCCCATG tgACTGTGAGAGCAGGGAGGTTCTCACACTGTTGTGCCAAG ACTGCGGCAGGCGTAGTTTTGCAGCAGACCGCATAGTTGGTGGTGTGGATGCTAGGCAGGGCAGCTGGCCTTGGCAGGTCAGCTTGCAGTACGATGGAGTTCATCAGTGTGGAGGATCCATCATTTCAAACCGCTGGATTGTCTCTGCAGCTCACTGCTTTCCCGA ACGGTACCGGTTCGTTAATCGCTGGCGTGTGCTGCTGGGCTCCATCTACAATAAACCAGTCAATGCCAATGTGGCGGAGGTGAAAACCATTGTTTACCATAGCAGCTACCTGCCCTTTGTAGACGCTAACATTGATGACAACAGCAGGGACATTGCTGTTCTGGCTCTCACCCAACCTCTCACCTTCAATG AATACATCCAGCCTATTTGCCTGCCAGTATATGGTCAAAGACTGATTGATGGACAGATTGGAACAGTAACCGGCTGGGGAAACGTAGGATACTATG GTCATCTAGCAGATGTTCTTCAGGAAGCGAACGTCCCCATCATCAGTGACGCTGTCTGTAATGCTCCTGATTACTATGACAACCAGATCACCACCAGTATGTTCTGTGCTGGTTATGAGAAAGGAGGCACTGATGCCTGCCAG GGAGACAGCGGTGGTCCTTTTGTGGCAGACGACTGCTTGTCTAAGAGCAGTCGGTATCGTTTGCTGGGGGTGGTGAGCTGGGGAACCGGTTGCGCCATGGCAAAGAAGCCTGGTGTCTATACCAGAGTGTCCCGATTTCTGCCCTGGATATCTACGGCCATGAGG AACTATCACAACTCACCAGGGGTTCACAAAATGGCCCGGACATGA